The sequence ATGCAACGAGGAAAAGAAAGTGGTAAAGTTATCACAGCTATTGGGAGAGAGTTGGCAGGTTTCATATGGGCAATTGCCAACGAACCAACTAATGAATTTACGTAATCATTAAAGTAGGCATGCGCGAATAAAAGGAAGAAGTGATCTGTAATAAAAGGAAATGAATATAGGGCTTGAAGGCAAAGATAAAAACCGTAAAGGATAACGCACGACGTAGACTTGTGCTAGCTATGTTTTAATAGTGAACGCACGCCAGGAGTTCGTGACAGATCCTGAAACGGAAAGATAAAATGTGAGAACCCACGGATATCAGTATGCCAATCGGAGCAGAGAATTTTTGCCTTCATGCCGTGTGTTCACCTCCTTTATAACTGAAAAGGAAGGGTGAATCCCATTATTTCTTAGCTTTGCATAAGTGTCTCTCCTATCAAAAGGATCGTCAAGGAGAACACTTGACAATCCTTTTGATAGGAGAGGAGAAGTTGGTAAGCTAAGAAGAAGGAGATAATCTGCATATCTCTGCTTATTAAATAGTATTTTAAAAAAGAGCCAACATAGACTCTTAGCTTAAGGTTGCCCAAAATTAGAAACTTTCCATTGTTTGCGAGAGGGACTTGACAGTTTCGTTCATATCAGTCTACGTGGTTGGCCTACGCTAGGATGAGGGCTCTACAACGTTTGGAATTGCTAGCATATTGATTGCACCATAAATATCAGCATTTAAATAACATAATGCAAATAACCACTGCTTTTAGCTGCACCGTAAGTTGTAGCACTTCCCATAAGCGTAGGAAATAGGCGGAGACTCCCGTGGGATCAGTCGTGTGTGAAGACCCCGCAGTGAGCGATTTTTGCTCGCGAGGAGGCTGAACCCGACCCCACAGGACGCGGAGCCTATTTCCGGAGCTTTGCTAAGCAGATAATCTATATCAAAATGACCATTTGGCAATACAGTCTTTGTTTACATAATCCATATTATAGGAAGCTGTTTATTAATTAAGTCAATTAGGACCGGGTGGGTTATGCCCGGTTCTTCTTAGTGGAAAGTACATAATAGAAATAATCATGCTGCACATGAAGATGGGTTCTTATAATATTTTGTTGGTTTGGACTGGGTGTGTTTTATTGTTGCTGTTAGAGAAATCGTTGAATAACCTAACAATAACGACTGGTGCTGAGTACTTTTTGGTTTAATTCTAGTTCCTAAGTATAGTGCCAAATTGTTCATTCGTCTAAAAACCAAACTTCTACAGAGCTTGTTAGATTGCTAGAATTCAGTATTATCAAGGTGTAATCACTATTATCAGAAAAATATGGTAAAAAGTGTGTGAGGTTTCCTTACATGACAATTGTTTGGTGAGACTATCTCCATTACGCTATTAATTGTTACATTATCTAACTATTGAAAAGTTTTCCGGAAAACAAAGAGATAAAAATTGGAGGGGCAAAAATGCTATCATCAACAACTGGTTATTTAATTTTACTAATTTTTGGCGTATTTTTTACTGGACTTACTATTATCATGCAGAAACGTCGCAAAGAAAAAATGACAGCAGAGCAATTCAGTACGGCAGGCAGAAGTGTCGGAATTGGACTTGCCAGTGCTTCTATTATCGCAGCCTGGACCTGGGCAGCAACGCTTATGATGTCTTCCTCGACAGGCTTCAAGTATGGGATTAGTGGTCCTTATTGGTACGCAGCCGGTGCATGTATTCAAGTGCTGCTCTTTGCCATTGTAGCAATCCACTTAAAACGTAAAGCACCAATGGCGCACACATTCCTGGAGTTTGTTGGGAAAAGGTTTGATAAGAAAAATCATAAATTAATGATGGGCTTTGCCTTAATGACAAATATTATCGTTACAGCAATGGTTATTTTAGGAGGAGCGATTGCATTAAATTCTTTAACTGGGATGAATGTTTATGCAGCAGCTTTCCTTATTCCATTAACCTTTACGATTTATACAATGATTGGAGGATTAAAAGCATCATTTATTGCTGATTATTTAAACACAGTCATGATCTTCGTTATTTTAACTATTTTTGCAACGGTAGTATATGTGAAGTTTGGGGTTGATACGGTTTATGAAGGGTTAAAAGCGATTCCTGAACAAAGTCAGATGCTTACAATGGCTTCTATCCCTGGTCTGTTTTTTGGAATGATTAATATTATTGGTAATTTTGGAACAGTTTTCGTCGATCAGTCCTATTGGCAACGAGCGATCGCCAGTAAGGACAGTGCAGCATCCAAGGCATACATATATGGAGGGATTGCCTGGTTCTCGATTCCATTTGCGATCGCAACGTTTATGGGAGTAAGTGCAGCTGGTTTAGGCTTAAATATTGGTGATCCTGACGCTTCCGCACCACTTATGGCTCAGCATTTATTAGGATCTGTCGGTTCCATCCTGTTCTTAGTCATGTTGTTTATGGCTGTGATGTCAACAGGTGCTGCTGAACTAACAGCTATTACTAATATTATTGTCACAGATATTTACCGTAAATCGATTAATCCAAAGGCTTCTGGT is a genomic window of Gracilibacillus salinarum containing:
- a CDS encoding sodium:solute symporter family protein produces the protein MLSSTTGYLILLIFGVFFTGLTIIMQKRRKEKMTAEQFSTAGRSVGIGLASASIIAAWTWAATLMMSSSTGFKYGISGPYWYAAGACIQVLLFAIVAIHLKRKAPMAHTFLEFVGKRFDKKNHKLMMGFALMTNIIVTAMVILGGAIALNSLTGMNVYAAAFLIPLTFTIYTMIGGLKASFIADYLNTVMIFVILTIFATVVYVKFGVDTVYEGLKAIPEQSQMLTMASIPGLFFGMINIIGNFGTVFVDQSYWQRAIASKDSAASKAYIYGGIAWFSIPFAIATFMGVSAAGLGLNIGDPDASAPLMAQHLLGSVGSILFLVMLFMAVMSTGAAELTAITNIIVTDIYRKSINPKASGQQTLKISRIVTLSFGLAMGLLSILLFKAGIGLSFVYMAMGIFVSGAVIPLTLGLMWKKATSTGNFYGALTGMVSGIIVWLVTAQVRYGEISVASLGELHSMLFGNVTVFVVSGFIAIGHGLISKQEFDFDSLKDQFHSFDEEQEAETKVTKESESKDVLVNG